One Streptomyces sp. CNQ-509 DNA window includes the following coding sequences:
- a CDS encoding DUF4232 domain-containing protein, protein MDAGAPTAPGNPTPVEVDGVTVTRVHTNPETAEPVRVEFEIANRGSEAMTYTVAFEVRTASGEVLAYPEKIVESVPAGRTVPDQADVTAAMSGGRAAQVQIGEVRSVPADEAPSTGGPCPPTGVRLYADEGDAAMGLRVVGLHLENCGTEVHRLEGYPRVQLLDEEHAEVTGVRIRRGGAAIAAGTGADAPPRPLALQPGERASTQLVWRNTVEAGEAVNVPYVRVWAKPDSAPVTVTPELDLGTTGELGVGAWQKTD, encoded by the coding sequence GTGGACGCCGGAGCCCCGACCGCGCCGGGCAACCCGACCCCGGTGGAGGTCGACGGGGTGACCGTCACCCGCGTCCACACGAACCCGGAGACCGCGGAGCCGGTGCGGGTGGAGTTCGAGATCGCCAACCGCGGGTCGGAGGCGATGACGTACACCGTCGCCTTCGAGGTCCGTACCGCCTCCGGCGAGGTGCTGGCGTACCCGGAGAAGATCGTGGAGTCGGTCCCGGCCGGCCGCACGGTGCCTGACCAGGCGGACGTCACCGCCGCGATGTCGGGCGGGCGCGCGGCCCAGGTGCAGATCGGCGAGGTGCGCAGCGTCCCGGCGGACGAGGCGCCGTCGACGGGCGGTCCGTGCCCGCCGACGGGGGTACGGCTGTACGCGGACGAGGGTGATGCCGCGATGGGCCTGCGGGTCGTCGGGCTGCATCTGGAGAACTGCGGTACGGAGGTGCACCGGCTGGAGGGCTATCCGCGCGTGCAACTCCTCGACGAGGAGCACGCGGAGGTCACCGGCGTACGCATCCGCCGCGGCGGCGCCGCCATCGCCGCCGGCACCGGCGCGGACGCCCCGCCGCGGCCGCTGGCGCTGCAGCCGGGGGAGCGGGCATCGACGCAGTTGGTGTGGCGCAACACGGTCGAGGCGGGCGAGGCGGTCAACGTCCCGTACGTACGGGTGTGGGCGAAGCCCGACTCCGCACCGGTGACGGTGACGCCGGAACTCGACCTCGGCACGACGGGCGAACTCGGCGTCGGCGCCTGGCAGAAGACCGACTGA
- a CDS encoding bifunctional 2-polyprenyl-6-hydroxyphenol methylase/3-demethylubiquinol 3-O-methyltransferase UbiG — protein MPDSDLTPYWNTNVARHPGILRAVPEGCRDALDVGCGDGLLARKLVARAERVTGIDNSPEMIATAREQAADRPGIDFVAGDFLTADLPAAGYDFICSVSAVHQMDFTAALARMRELLRPGGVLVVVGLAREESAGDWAVTVAAAPVVRAAKVLRRASFPTGMPFISPHMSYGEVRAEARHVLPGVRYRRHVLRRYSLTWHAP, from the coding sequence GTGCCGGACTCCGACCTGACGCCGTACTGGAACACCAACGTCGCCCGCCACCCGGGCATCCTGCGCGCCGTCCCGGAGGGCTGCCGCGACGCGCTCGACGTCGGCTGCGGCGACGGCCTCCTCGCGCGCAAGCTCGTCGCGCGGGCCGAGCGCGTCACGGGCATCGACAACTCCCCGGAGATGATCGCCACTGCCCGCGAACAGGCCGCGGACCGGCCCGGGATCGACTTCGTCGCGGGCGACTTCCTCACCGCCGACCTGCCCGCCGCCGGCTACGACTTCATCTGCTCGGTCTCCGCCGTGCACCAGATGGACTTCACCGCCGCCCTCGCCCGCATGCGCGAACTGCTGCGCCCCGGCGGCGTCCTCGTGGTCGTCGGCCTCGCCCGCGAGGAGAGCGCCGGCGACTGGGCCGTCACGGTCGCCGCCGCGCCCGTCGTCCGCGCCGCGAAGGTGCTGCGGCGCGCCTCCTTCCCCACCGGCATGCCGTTCATCAGCCCGCACATGAGCTACGGCGAGGTCCGCGCCGAGGCCCGCCACGTACTCCCCGGCGTGCGCTACCGCCGCCACGTCCTGCGCCGCTACAGCCTCACCTGGCACGCCCCCTGA
- a CDS encoding DUF1996 domain-containing protein, whose translation MRRSRLYAVLLPALALALCVTALGAIAATGEKARARTATADGSTGDPAQAAHAVHAAHAQPRPVASGDDPDGDGYIPAEPPVTGVVPSDKEPPHRYFHEFQANCSVTHTKPDDPIVYPGQPGKSHDHTFMGNDTTDAHSTTASLDAGGTECKAPGDKSGYWMPTVLDGGQPVLPVGEQVIYYKAGVTDYTSVRPFPKGLRFVVGSPLQSAEEFRDHPGFVEGWECGESYFNVDFPATCPGTRDTQLNIRMQAPSCWDGRYLDTPDHKSHMAYPVVKAGTNNNVCPQSHPVALPVIEFKMAFPVNGDMSRIALSSGRGYSFHYDFINVWDDATLGALVDHCVVGALQCNARGYDETHPEAGAALDENYELP comes from the coding sequence ATGAGGAGATCGCGGCTCTACGCCGTACTCCTGCCGGCCCTGGCCCTGGCCCTGTGCGTCACCGCACTCGGCGCCATCGCCGCCACCGGCGAGAAGGCCCGCGCCCGCACGGCCACGGCAGACGGCAGCACCGGCGACCCGGCCCAGGCCGCCCACGCGGTGCACGCCGCCCACGCCCAGCCCCGCCCCGTCGCCTCCGGCGACGACCCCGACGGTGACGGCTACATCCCCGCGGAACCGCCCGTCACCGGCGTCGTACCGTCCGACAAGGAGCCGCCGCACCGCTACTTCCACGAGTTCCAGGCCAACTGCTCGGTCACCCACACCAAGCCGGACGACCCGATCGTCTACCCCGGCCAGCCCGGCAAGTCCCACGACCACACCTTCATGGGCAACGACACCACCGACGCCCACAGCACCACCGCCTCGCTGGACGCCGGCGGCACCGAGTGCAAGGCGCCCGGCGACAAGTCCGGCTACTGGATGCCCACCGTCCTCGACGGCGGCCAGCCCGTGCTGCCGGTCGGCGAGCAGGTCATCTACTACAAGGCCGGCGTCACCGACTACACCAGCGTCCGCCCGTTCCCCAAGGGCCTGCGCTTCGTCGTCGGCAGCCCGCTGCAGAGCGCCGAGGAGTTCCGCGACCACCCGGGCTTCGTGGAGGGCTGGGAGTGCGGCGAGAGCTACTTCAACGTCGACTTCCCCGCCACCTGCCCCGGCACCCGGGACACCCAGCTCAACATCCGGATGCAGGCGCCCAGTTGCTGGGACGGCCGCTACCTGGACACCCCCGACCACAAGAGCCACATGGCGTATCCCGTGGTCAAGGCCGGTACGAACAACAACGTCTGCCCGCAGAGCCACCCGGTGGCGCTGCCGGTGATCGAGTTCAAGATGGCGTTTCCGGTCAACGGAGACATGTCACGGATCGCGCTCTCCAGCGGCCGCGGCTACTCCTTCCACTACGACTTCATCAACGTCTGGGACGACGCCACCCTCGGGGCGCTCGTCGACCACTGCGTCGTCGGCGCGCTCCAGTGCAACGCGCGCGGCTACGACGAGACCCACCCCGAAGCGGGCGCCGCCCTCGACGAGAACTACGAGCTTCCCTGA
- a CDS encoding discoidin domain-containing protein, producing the protein MHPRPPAPPGAARPRRARGLPAALPAVLAAGALLAGLTTALPAAAVQPAPEPASVTAPAPAAAAPEAAAGSVVKVTGPPGAWQLTVDGQPYTVKGLTWGPPVAEAASYMPDVASLGANTVRTWGTDATTRPLLDAAAANGVKVIAGFWLQPGGGPGSGGCVDYVADTAYKNDMLAEFPRWVDTYRDHPGVLMWNVGNESVLGLQNCYQGAELERQRDAYTGFVNDVAERIHQVDPNHPVTSTDAWVGAWPYYQRNAPDLDLYAVNAYAAVCDVRAAWEAGGYDKPYIVTEGGPPGEWEVEDDANGVPTEPSDVAKAEGYGRAWDCVTGHRGVALGATLFHYGVENDFGGVWFNLTPDKQRRLSYYAVKEAYGRDTGGDNTPPVISGLRVGDAGAVPAGREFTLSADIADPDGDALAYGVLVNSNYVDQDKALRPAQFRQTGAGTFAVTAPDRLGVWKVYLRATDGRGNVGIETLSVKVVPPPVDGTNVARGKPSTASTEQTDAYGGCPCEAGDATDGSYTTRWASAWADPQWLSVDLGERTTFTHVQLAWEAAFARSYAIQVSDDGQDWRTVYETTAGNGGIDDLEVSGTGRYVRMNGTARGTGYGYSLYEFGVYR; encoded by the coding sequence ATGCACCCCCGACCCCCCGCACCCCCCGGCGCGGCGAGACCCCGGCGCGCCAGGGGCCTGCCCGCCGCACTGCCCGCCGTCCTGGCCGCAGGCGCGCTGCTGGCCGGCCTGACGACCGCGCTCCCGGCCGCCGCCGTACAGCCGGCCCCGGAGCCCGCCTCCGTGACCGCCCCCGCCCCCGCAGCCGCGGCCCCCGAAGCCGCCGCCGGGAGCGTCGTCAAAGTCACCGGCCCGCCAGGCGCGTGGCAACTCACCGTCGACGGCCAGCCGTACACCGTCAAGGGCCTGACCTGGGGCCCGCCCGTCGCCGAAGCCGCCTCGTACATGCCGGACGTCGCGTCCCTGGGCGCCAACACGGTACGTACCTGGGGCACCGACGCCACCACCCGCCCGCTCCTCGACGCCGCCGCCGCCAACGGCGTCAAGGTCATCGCGGGCTTCTGGCTCCAGCCCGGCGGCGGCCCGGGCAGCGGCGGCTGCGTCGACTACGTCGCGGACACCGCGTACAAGAACGACATGCTGGCCGAGTTCCCCCGCTGGGTCGACACGTACCGCGACCACCCCGGGGTGCTGATGTGGAACGTCGGCAACGAGTCGGTCCTCGGCCTGCAGAACTGCTACCAGGGCGCCGAGCTGGAGCGCCAGCGCGACGCGTACACCGGCTTCGTGAACGACGTCGCCGAGCGCATCCACCAGGTCGACCCGAACCACCCCGTGACCTCCACCGACGCCTGGGTCGGCGCCTGGCCGTACTACCAGCGCAACGCCCCCGACCTCGACCTGTACGCCGTCAACGCGTACGCCGCCGTCTGCGACGTGCGCGCCGCCTGGGAGGCAGGCGGCTACGACAAGCCGTACATCGTCACCGAGGGCGGCCCGCCGGGCGAGTGGGAGGTCGAGGACGACGCCAACGGCGTGCCGACGGAGCCGTCCGACGTCGCCAAGGCCGAGGGCTACGGGCGCGCGTGGGACTGCGTGACGGGCCACCGCGGCGTCGCGCTCGGCGCCACCCTCTTCCACTACGGCGTCGAGAACGACTTCGGCGGCGTGTGGTTCAACCTCACCCCGGACAAGCAGCGGCGGCTGTCGTACTACGCGGTCAAGGAGGCGTACGGGCGCGACACGGGCGGCGACAACACCCCGCCGGTGATCTCCGGCCTGCGCGTCGGGGACGCGGGCGCGGTGCCCGCGGGCAGGGAGTTCACGCTCTCCGCGGACATCGCCGACCCGGACGGGGACGCGCTGGCGTACGGGGTGCTCGTCAACAGCAACTACGTCGACCAGGACAAGGCGCTGCGGCCGGCGCAGTTCCGGCAGACGGGCGCGGGGACGTTCGCGGTGACGGCGCCGGACCGGCTCGGCGTGTGGAAAGTGTACCTGCGCGCGACGGACGGCAGGGGCAACGTCGGTATCGAGACGCTGTCGGTGAAGGTCGTCCCGCCGCCGGTCGACGGCACCAACGTCGCCCGGGGGAAGCCGTCCACGGCGTCCACCGAGCAGACCGACGCCTACGGCGGCTGCCCCTGCGAGGCCGGCGACGCCACCGACGGCAGTTACACGACCCGCTGGGCCAGCGCGTGGGCCGACCCGCAGTGGCTGAGCGTCGACCTCGGCGAGCGGACGACGTTCACGCACGTCCAGCTCGCGTGGGAGGCCGCGTTCGCCAGGTCGTACGCGATCCAGGTCTCCGACGACGGGCAGGACTGGCGGACGGTGTACGAGACCACCGCGGGCAATGGCGGGATCGACGACCTGGAGGTCTCGGGCACCGGCCGCTACGTGCGGATGAACGGCACCGCGCGGGGCACCGGATACGGGTACTCGCTCTACGAGTTCGGCGTGTACCGCTGA
- a CDS encoding LacI family DNA-binding transcriptional regulator, whose product MGRPPTLEDVARVAGVSRATVSRVINGTRNVDPAIQETVRAAVRTTGYAPNSAARSLVTRRTGAVGLVISGAGEGGDEAAYRRYVFSDPFFGRVVDGVMGALRPRGMHPMLMLAETTEAREQVVAHLRQGIADGALLVSTHGEDPLPGMLTAAGVATVLFARPARPVPAGYVDLAHRDGARLAAEHLLARGCRRPVTICGPLDVLAGQERLDGFNQAMARHGHAYVPCAEGNFTAASGEQSMTRLLREHPDLDGVFAANDLMARAAVQVLREQGRRVPEDVAVIGFDDSSAATSTRPELTTVRQPVEEMAGEMVSLLLTALDSPGASPRSVIFEPDLVVRESA is encoded by the coding sequence ATGGGCCGACCGCCGACGCTGGAGGACGTGGCCCGGGTCGCCGGAGTGTCCCGGGCCACGGTCTCGCGCGTGATCAACGGCACCCGGAACGTCGACCCGGCGATCCAGGAGACCGTCCGCGCCGCGGTCCGCACGACCGGGTACGCACCCAACAGCGCGGCCCGCTCCCTCGTCACCCGGCGCACCGGCGCGGTGGGCCTGGTGATCTCCGGCGCGGGCGAGGGCGGCGACGAGGCCGCGTACCGGCGCTACGTCTTCTCCGACCCGTTCTTCGGCCGCGTGGTCGACGGCGTGATGGGCGCGCTGCGCCCGCGGGGCATGCACCCGATGCTGATGCTCGCCGAGACGACGGAGGCCCGTGAACAGGTCGTCGCGCACCTGCGCCAGGGCATCGCGGACGGGGCGCTGCTGGTCTCCACCCACGGCGAGGACCCGCTGCCGGGCATGCTGACGGCCGCGGGCGTCGCGACGGTGCTGTTCGCGCGCCCGGCCCGCCCGGTCCCGGCCGGCTACGTGGACCTGGCCCACCGCGACGGCGCCCGCCTGGCCGCGGAACACCTCCTCGCCCGCGGCTGCCGCCGCCCGGTGACGATATGCGGCCCCCTGGACGTACTGGCGGGCCAGGAGCGACTCGACGGCTTCAACCAGGCGATGGCCCGCCACGGCCACGCGTACGTCCCGTGCGCGGAGGGCAACTTCACGGCGGCGAGCGGCGAGCAGTCGATGACCCGCCTGCTGCGGGAACACCCGGACCTGGACGGTGTCTTCGCGGCGAACGACCTGATGGCGCGAGCGGCGGTGCAGGTCCTGCGCGAGCAGGGCAGAAGGGTCCCGGAGGACGTGGCGGTGATCGGCTTCGACGACAGCAGCGCGGCGACGTCGACGCGCCCGGAGCTGACGACGGTGCGGCAGCCGGTGGAGGAGATGGCGGGCGAGATGGTGAGCCTGCTGCTGACGGCACTGGACTCGCCGGGGGCGAGCCCGAGATCGGTGATCTTCGAACCGGACCTGGTGGTACGGGAGTCGGCGTAG
- a CDS encoding helix-turn-helix transcriptional regulator, with amino-acid sequence MQVPLYQAKADLFRMLGHPVRIRVLELLQDRPMAVRDLLTEIGGIEAPALSQQLAVLRRSGIVTATREGSTVIYALAGGDVAELMRAARRILTEMLAGQNELLAELREAEAEAR; translated from the coding sequence GTGCAGGTCCCGCTCTACCAAGCCAAAGCCGACCTGTTCCGCATGCTCGGCCACCCCGTCCGCATCCGCGTGCTCGAACTCCTCCAAGACCGCCCCATGGCCGTCCGCGATCTCCTCACCGAGATCGGCGGCATCGAAGCCCCCGCCCTCTCCCAGCAGCTCGCCGTCCTCCGCCGCTCCGGCATCGTCACCGCCACCCGCGAAGGGTCCACCGTCATCTACGCCCTCGCCGGCGGTGACGTCGCCGAGTTGATGCGCGCCGCGCGGCGGATCCTCACCGAGATGCTCGCCGGGCAGAACGAACTCCTCGCCGAGCTGCGGGAAGCCGAGGCCGAGGCACGGTGA
- a CDS encoding SulP family inorganic anion transporter: MGREPRRDLLAGLTVAIVALPLALGFGVSSGLGAEAGLATAVVAGAVAAFFGGSSLQVSGPTGAMTVVLVPIVAQYGPGGVLAVGLLAGVMLVGLAVARAGRYMRYVPAPVVEGFTLGIACVIALQQMPNALGVEKPEGERVLVVTWRALEEFAAAPNWTAVALTAAVVTIMLAGARWRPTVPFSVVAVIAATLAAQAFHLTDAKPIGELPAGLPAPSLGFLDVGDLGTLLAPAVAVAALAALESLLSAQVADGMATAQASHAAQTGQASQTSQKAKAAPAPQHHDPDKELFGQGLANIAAPLFGGVPATGAIARTAVNVRTGARSRLASLTHAAVLAVIVFAAAPLVSKIPLAALAGVLLATAVRMVEVASLRAMARATRSDAAVLVLTAGATLALDLVYAVIIGLLVAGALALRDVARQARLDQVSFKAHLPGDHTDEEHSLLAEHIVKYRLEGPLFFAGAHRFLLELTDIADVRVVILRMSRVSTIDATGALVLKDAVETLDRRGIVVLTSGIRPEHRRALDSVGALDLLRAEGREYATTPGAVAAARRHLHGAGILPAPHPDPRAATLVEEPNR, encoded by the coding sequence ATGGGGCGCGAGCCGCGGCGGGATCTGCTCGCCGGGCTGACCGTCGCGATCGTCGCGCTCCCGCTCGCGCTCGGCTTCGGGGTCTCCTCCGGGCTCGGGGCGGAGGCCGGGCTCGCGACCGCCGTCGTGGCCGGGGCGGTGGCGGCGTTCTTCGGAGGGTCCAGCCTCCAGGTCTCCGGGCCGACCGGGGCCATGACCGTCGTGCTGGTGCCCATCGTCGCCCAGTACGGGCCCGGCGGTGTGCTCGCCGTGGGGCTGCTCGCGGGGGTGATGCTCGTCGGCCTGGCGGTGGCGCGGGCGGGGCGGTACATGCGGTACGTACCGGCCCCCGTCGTCGAGGGGTTCACCCTCGGCATCGCGTGCGTGATCGCACTGCAGCAGATGCCCAACGCCCTCGGCGTCGAGAAGCCCGAAGGCGAGCGCGTCCTCGTCGTCACCTGGCGCGCGCTGGAGGAGTTCGCCGCGGCCCCCAACTGGACCGCCGTCGCCCTCACCGCCGCCGTCGTCACCATCATGCTCGCCGGGGCGCGCTGGCGGCCCACCGTCCCCTTCTCCGTCGTCGCCGTCATCGCCGCCACCCTCGCCGCGCAGGCGTTCCACCTCACGGACGCGAAGCCGATCGGCGAGCTGCCCGCCGGCCTGCCGGCCCCCTCCCTCGGCTTCCTCGACGTGGGCGACCTCGGTACGCTCCTCGCCCCCGCCGTCGCCGTGGCCGCGCTCGCCGCGCTGGAGTCGCTGCTCTCGGCGCAGGTCGCAGACGGCATGGCCACCGCACAGGCGAGCCACGCAGCTCAGACGGGCCAGGCGAGCCAGACGAGCCAGAAGGCGAAGGCCGCCCCCGCCCCCCAGCACCACGACCCCGACAAAGAGCTCTTCGGCCAGGGCCTGGCCAACATCGCCGCCCCCCTCTTCGGCGGCGTACCCGCCACCGGCGCCATCGCCCGTACCGCTGTCAACGTCCGTACCGGCGCCCGTTCCCGGCTCGCGTCCCTCACCCACGCCGCCGTCCTCGCCGTCATCGTCTTCGCCGCCGCGCCGCTCGTGTCGAAGATCCCCCTCGCCGCCCTCGCCGGGGTGCTGCTCGCCACCGCCGTGCGCATGGTCGAGGTCGCCTCGCTGCGGGCGATGGCGCGGGCCACCCGCTCCGACGCCGCCGTGCTCGTGCTGACCGCCGGCGCCACCCTCGCCCTCGACCTCGTCTACGCCGTGATCATCGGCCTGCTCGTCGCCGGTGCCCTCGCGCTGCGCGACGTGGCCCGGCAGGCGCGGCTCGACCAGGTCTCCTTCAAGGCCCACCTGCCCGGCGACCACACCGACGAGGAGCACTCCCTGCTCGCCGAGCACATCGTCAAGTACCGCCTCGAAGGGCCCCTGTTCTTCGCCGGCGCGCACCGCTTCCTGCTGGAGCTGACCGACATCGCCGACGTACGCGTCGTGATCCTGCGGATGTCCCGGGTCTCGACCATCGACGCCACCGGCGCGCTCGTCCTCAAGGACGCGGTGGAGACCCTCGACCGCCGCGGCATCGTCGTCCTCACCTCCGGCATCCGCCCCGAGCACCGCCGGGCGCTCGACTCCGTGGGCGCGCTGGATCTGCTACGGGCCGAGGGCCGCGAGTACGCCACGACCCCCGGCGCCGTCGCCGCCGCCCGCCGCCACCTCCACGGCGCCGGCATCCTCCCCGCCCCGCACCCCGACCCCCGCGCCGCCACGCTCGTCGAGGAGCCGAACCGCTAG
- a CDS encoding carboxymuconolactone decarboxylase family protein — translation MQNPAMILDAMQPVGDIYKAAFSGGVPKTTLDLVHLRASQINGCSSCVDSGARNARKSGETDERLASVAAWRDAPYFTDEERAALALTEATTRMADRSDPVPDAIWDEAAKHYDEKGLAALVLTIAVTNLFNRLNATTKQVPQDWSS, via the coding sequence ATGCAGAATCCGGCCATGATTCTCGATGCCATGCAGCCCGTCGGGGACATTTACAAGGCCGCCTTTTCCGGCGGGGTACCGAAAACCACGCTCGACCTGGTGCACCTGCGCGCCAGCCAGATCAACGGGTGCAGCTCGTGCGTCGACTCCGGCGCCCGTAACGCCCGCAAGAGCGGCGAGACCGACGAGCGGCTCGCCAGCGTCGCCGCCTGGCGCGACGCACCGTATTTCACCGACGAGGAGCGCGCCGCGCTGGCGCTGACGGAGGCCACGACGCGGATGGCCGACCGCAGCGACCCGGTGCCCGACGCCATCTGGGACGAGGCCGCCAAGCACTACGACGAGAAGGGCCTCGCGGCCCTCGTGCTGACGATCGCCGTGACCAACCTGTTCAACCGGCTCAACGCGACCACCAAGCAGGTGCCGCAGGACTGGAGTTCCTGA